Genomic DNA from Haloarcula marina:
CCTCTACGACCTGCCGACGGTGGCGCTGCGCTACTTCAACGTCTACGGCCCGCGCCAGTCGGGCGGCGACTACGCCGGGGCCATCACCGCCTTCACCGAACAGGCCCGCGCTGGCGGGCCGCTGACCGTGCAGGGCGACGGCGGGCAGACGCGGGACTTCGTCAACGTCGCCGACGTGGTGCAGGCGAACCTCCGGGCGGCCGCCACCGACGCGACGGGCGAGGCGTTCAACGTCGGGACGGGCGCGCGGACGACGATACGCGACGTGGCCGAGACGATTCGGGACCGGGTCGCGCCCGACGCCGAGATAGCGACCGTCGACCCGCGGCCGGGCGACATCCGCGACAGCGTCGCCGACATCGGGAAGGCCCGAGAGAAACTGGGGTACGAACCGACCGTCTCGCTGGAGGCGGGCCTCGCGGACTACCTCGGCTGAGCGACGCACGGAGTAATCCCTTTCCGTCGGCGCTCGGTACCCTGCGTCCATGCTTCCCGAAGCCGTGACGGACGCCCTCCTCGGCGTCGCCATCGCCGGATTCTTCCTCTTCGTCGGGTCGGCCTCGTGGTACTTTCCGACGGTTTTCCTGTACCTGTTCGACGGCGAGAACGTGTCGCCCTGGCCCCAACTCCTCTTCTCGCCCGCCGCGTTCGTCGGCGGCTACGTCCTCGCGCTGGTGGTCGGATTGGGCCTGTACGCCGTCCACGGCTTCGCCGCGTTCGCCATCGGCGGGGCCGTCGTCCTCCGGTATCGACGGTCGGCCGCGGACCCGGTGTCGCTGTGGCCGCCCCGCTGGACCGGCCAGGCCCTCGTCGGTCTCGGCGTCGGATTCGTCCTGTTCTCGGTGGCCCGACGGGTCGGGCTGGCGTGACTCACTCGACGACGACGGTCCCGCGCATCCCCGACTCGTGGGGGATGCAGAAGTAGGGGAACTCGCCCGCGGTGTCGAAGGTGTGGCTGTACGTCTCACCCGACCCGACGCTATCGTCGGGGTAGGCCTGCCGGGCGGCCGACTCGCTCTCGAAGTCGCCGGAGGCGAAATAGGCCGCGCCGTCGGGCAGGTCGTCCTCGTAGGCGGTGGCGCTGTGGGCCACGGACCCCGTGGTCTCCCAGACGACGGTGTCGCCGACGGCCACCGTCACTTCCGTCGGGTCGAACTGCAGGTCGTCGGTCATCGCCACGCGCGTCTCGCTCGGGTCGCTCCCGCCGTCACCGTCGCTACTGCCGCCATCGCCGCCGTCGCTCCCCGCTCCCGAACATCCGGCGAGCGCGACCGACGCGCCGCCGACGAGCGCGAGGAACCTCCGTCGCGTGTCCATACCCGCTCGACGCCCGCCAGTAGGATAAGCCTAGTCGGCGACTGCAACACTTTTGCTGGCCGGTGCGAAAGAGAGACACAGTTCGTCGATGGTCTCGCTCTCACGCGTCGCTCGTCCCGCATCCGTCCCTCTCGCCGTCTGTCTGCTGGCGGCAATCGGCCTCGCCGCGCTCGATTTCCTCGCGGTGCTCGAACGGCCGACGCTCCTCCGCGCGGGCTTTACGCTCGTCGGGGCCGTCGTGGCGCTCGTCCTGTTCTACGCCTCGCGGGGTGAACGCCCCGTCTCCGCGCGACGGTTGCCGCCCGGCGCGACGACCAAGGTGGTCCTCGTGGCCGCCGCGGCCGCCGTCGTCGCCAGCGCGGAACTCGGCGCTCGGGTGCTCCCGCTGGCCGTCCTCCTGCCCGTCGGGTTCCTGCTCGTCGCGCTCCAGATTCGCGGTGAGCCCTCGGTACCCGCGGTGCTGACCCAACTCTCGGCGCTGTTTCTCGCCGCGCGACTCGCCAAGTACGTCACGACCGGCTTCTACTTCGCCGGGACGGACACGTTCGCCCACGTCGCGGCCGTCGACACGCTCACCGAAGTCGGCTACACGACGGTCATTCCCCACGGCTACGACCTCTACCCGGTCTTTCACTTCCTCGTCGGCGCGGTCACGTACCTGACCGGCCTCCGGGCGTACGACGCGCTGGTGCTCGCGGGCATCGGCGTCTACACGCTGGTCGTCCCGATTGCGTACCTCGTGGGCGCGTCGGTGTTCGAGTCGCGACGCCTCGGACTCACGGCCGCGCTCGGGGTCACGCTGTTCGAGTTCGCGGCGTACCACGCGGTGTACTTCTACCCGCAGGCGCTCGCCATCGTCCTGCTGTTCGTCGCCGTCTACCTCAACAGCCGCCTCCTCGCGGCCGACGACGAGCGGACCTACCGCCGCCTCTCGGTGGCCGTCGTCGCGTTGGTGGCGACGATGGTGGTGGCACACCACCTGACGTACATCCTCTTTGCGGGCATCGTCGCGGCGGCCGTGCCGGTGGCGCTGGCCCGACCGTCCGTCTTCCCGGACCGGTCGTCGGTCACCGAGGCCCTCGGCGGCCGCTTCGGTGCGTTCCGCTACCGCTGGCTGTTCCCCGGCATCGTCGGCGCGGTGTTCCTCTTGGCGTACTGGACGTACACGCCGAGCATCATCGCCGTCGGTATCGTGGAGTTGACGCTCGGCGTCCTCTTCGACGTGGCGACGGTGCCCGGGTCGCAACTGTACGTTTACGGCACCGCGCTTCCGCCCGACAGCATCGCGCGGGCGGTCCGCTGGCTGACGACGGCGACGGGCGTCTACGCCGTGGGACTGGGAGCCGTGTTACTCCTCGCTGGCTACGAACTGCTCGACCACCTCGGCCGCTACCGCCAGGGGTTCACCCTCGCCGTCACGGGACTCGGACTGTCGGCGGTACTGCTCCCCCTGCCGATTCCGATTCCGCAGTTAGAGCGCCTGAAGTTCACGGTTATTCTCGTCGCGGTGTTCCCGCTCGCCATCGGCCTCGACCGGGCGCTCTCCGTAGACCGGCGAGCAGTGGTCGTCGCGCTCCTCCTCGTCTCATCGCTCGGCACCGCCACGGCGTTTACCGTCGTCTCCGCGGACGACGTCTCGGGCATCTACACCGACGAGCGACGCGAGCAAGTGGCGATGTCCGACGACGAGTACCGCTCGGTGCAGGCCACATCGGCGTTCGTCCAGACCTACGCCGACGGCCCCGCGGCCACGGACAAGGTGACCAACCGCGCCTTCGAGACGACGGGATACAACGCGACGCGCGCCCTGCGGGCGCGACCCGGCGGCTTACGGGCGGACGCGCCGTTCTTCGTCGTCCGCGAGCGGTGGACCGACCACGTCGTCGCGCTCGGACAGGGCCTCCGTAGCGGCGACCTGAACCGCTTCGTGGTCGGTGACGACCGCTTCGCGGCGGCGGACGCGACGGCCGACAAGGTGTACACGACGGACCACGTGCGGGTGTACCACCGCGCCGACGGCTACCGGGGCTTCTACGGCGAGAACGTGACCGCGAACGCCACGAGTCAGTAGCCGGTTCGACGCCGCCAGCGACGCGGCTACCCGCCGAACTGCCGCACGTTGGCGAGCAGTTTGGCCCGGAGCGTCGGCGAGGCGAGGACGAGGCTCCCGTAGACGACGCCGCCGACGAGTATCTGTGCGACCAGTCCGGGAAGCGTCGCGGGGACGAACCGACCGGCCACGAGGAGGACGCCGCCCATCACCGCGGCCGCACCCGCACACCACGCGACGGGACCGGTCGGGAACGACAGCGGGACGAACCGGTTGAGGAATCCGCCGAGGACGAGGGTGTTGACGGTCATTGCGATGCCCGTCGCGGCCGCCGCGCCGACGAGTTCGTACCGGGGGACGAGCAGGAAGTTCAGGACGACGTTCAGCGTCAGCGACGCCGCCGTCGCGTACGCGCCCACGTCCGGCCGGTCGACGGCCCGCACCGTCGCGTCGAAGACGTTGTTGACCGCGGCGACCAACTTCTCGGCCATCAGGACGACGAACGCCACCGCCGCGAGCAGGAACTCGGGACCGAAAATGAGACCGAGTATCTGTTCGGAGAGGAGCGCCACGCCGACGAACGAGGGGACGACGAGGACGAGCGACGCCGTCAGACCGTCCCGCACAGTGGGCGCGATGCGCTCGCGCTCGCCCGCCGCGTCCCACGCGCTCATCTGGGCGAAGATGGTGTTCGAGACGACGACGCCGACGATACCGGTCATCACCGTCACCCGCCACGCGAGTTCGTAACTCGCGACGTGCGCCCCCGAGAGGAACAGGCCGACGACGAGGAGGTCCATGCTGTTGTAGACGTGCCCGCCCAATCCCCAGACGCCGTTGAACTTCGCGTAGTCGACGAGCGTTCGGAGGTGGCGCGTCGACGGCCGGGCCAGTCCCGTCTCCATCCGTCGGACCCCTGCGGCCAGCAACACGACGTAGCCCGCGATGAGGCCGTAGACGAGCGCCAGCGCCCCCATCTCGAACTGGACGAGGGCGACGGCGACGACGACGTAGGTAGCCAGACGCAGGAACTGGAGGATTGCCGTCTCGTCGGCCCGCATCTCCGCTCGGAGGACGTGGAGCGTGAGCATCGACAGTTGGTACAACACCGCCGCGACGAGGAGGGGAAGGACGACCCGCGCGCCGACGTAGTCGTTGACCGCGCCGCGGAAGGGGATGACGAGGGCGGCCAGTCCGAGTAGCAAGCCCCCCTTCAACACGAGTGCGGCCGCGAGGACGCTGTCGGCGTCACCGCCCTCGCTGATGCGCTTTTCCACCGCGCCGTTGACGCCGAAGTCGGCGAACGTCCCGAGCGTGCTCAACACCGCTTCGAACAGGAAGAAGACGCCGAGCGCAGTCGCGCCCAGCGCCCCGGCGAAGTACACCGTCGACCCGAACCCGATGACGACGCCGACCACTTCCAGCGCCAGCAATAGCCCGCCCGCTCTGGCGAAGTTGAGTTTGCGGGGCATCGTCGGCCGCCCGACGGGGCCGCTCTCGGGGTCACTGTCGCTGCTCATCGGCGACCGAGACGCGTCGCGTCACAGCCACAACTCCCGACCCGCGGCCACCACTGGTCCATACCCAGTCGTCGCGTATCTCGGGATTAAAGCTACGGGTCCCGGTTCGTCCCCGCCGTTCGCTCCGGGTCACCGGAACGCACGCGAGACCAGCGCTCGCAGAAGATGGACCAGCGTCGCGGGGTGCGGCGAGATGCGCAACGCCCGCAGGAAGTACGCGACGGCGCGGTCGTACTCGCCCTCGCGCTGGCAGGCCTGCCCGACGGTGGTGAACAGTTGGACGTAGTACGTGCCCACGTAGGGGTGGGCCTCCGGCACCCGCCGGTCGACGAGGTAGCCGAAGCGTTTCGCCTGCGCGAGGTACTCGTCGACGGCCATACCCGACGCCATCATGCTCTGGTCGTGGTGGCGGCGCGTGAACAGGTCCGGGCAGAGACAGACGCCCGCGGCGCTGGCCGCTTCGAGGACGTACAGCGTGTCCTCGCCGCGCCGCAGCGTCGACTCGAAGCGGGTGTCGACGCGGTCGGTGTCGACGAGGATGGCCGAGGTGACTTCGTCCAACTCGCCGACGAAGGCCTCGTAGACGAAGTCGTCGAGGGTCATCGGTTCGCCCGCGAGACAGAGGCCAGCGCCCGTCTCTCGCATCCGGGCCAACTGCCGGTCGAGTTTGTCCGGTTCCCACAGGTCGTCGGCGTCGAGGAAGGCGACGTAGCGCGTCTCGGCCCGGTCGAGTCCGGCGTTCCGGGCGTCCGCGGGACCGGTGTCCACGTCGTCGACGACGAGGAGTTCCGTCGGGACGGTCTGTGCCGCGACGGTCGCTTTCGCCTCTTCGAGCATCGCTTCGGGGGTGTACTTGGGGCTGTACGGCACGACGACCGACACCGTCTGCTCGGTGGGGTCGCTCACCATTCGGCCATCACCCGGCGGTGAACCTCGTTCAGTCGCTCGGCGTGGTGGTCCCACGTCCACCGCTCGTCGAGCAGACGCTGATGGCCCGCCGCGCCCATCTCTCGGAGTCGGGCGGGGTCGTCCAGCAGCGAATCCAGCGTCCGCGAGAGCG
This window encodes:
- a CDS encoding plastocyanin/azurin family copper-binding protein, which codes for MDTRRRFLALVGGASVALAGCSGAGSDGGDGGSSDGDGGSDPSETRVAMTDDLQFDPTEVTVAVGDTVVWETTGSVAHSATAYEDDLPDGAAYFASGDFESESAARQAYPDDSVGSGETYSHTFDTAGEFPYFCIPHESGMRGTVVVE
- a CDS encoding polysaccharide biosynthesis C-terminal domain-containing protein → MSSDSDPESGPVGRPTMPRKLNFARAGGLLLALEVVGVVIGFGSTVYFAGALGATALGVFFLFEAVLSTLGTFADFGVNGAVEKRISEGGDADSVLAAALVLKGGLLLGLAALVIPFRGAVNDYVGARVVLPLLVAAVLYQLSMLTLHVLRAEMRADETAILQFLRLATYVVVAVALVQFEMGALALVYGLIAGYVVLLAAGVRRMETGLARPSTRHLRTLVDYAKFNGVWGLGGHVYNSMDLLVVGLFLSGAHVASYELAWRVTVMTGIVGVVVSNTIFAQMSAWDAAGERERIAPTVRDGLTASLVLVVPSFVGVALLSEQILGLIFGPEFLLAAVAFVVLMAEKLVAAVNNVFDATVRAVDRPDVGAYATAASLTLNVVLNFLLVPRYELVGAAAATGIAMTVNTLVLGGFLNRFVPLSFPTGPVAWCAGAAAVMGGVLLVAGRFVPATLPGLVAQILVGGVVYGSLVLASPTLRAKLLANVRQFGG
- a CDS encoding glycosyltransferase — its product is MVSDPTEQTVSVVVPYSPKYTPEAMLEEAKATVAAQTVPTELLVVDDVDTGPADARNAGLDRAETRYVAFLDADDLWEPDKLDRQLARMRETGAGLCLAGEPMTLDDFVYEAFVGELDEVTSAILVDTDRVDTRFESTLRRGEDTLYVLEAASAAGVCLCPDLFTRRHHDQSMMASGMAVDEYLAQAKRFGYLVDRRVPEAHPYVGTYYVQLFTTVGQACQREGEYDRAVAYFLRALRISPHPATLVHLLRALVSRAFR